A window of Bacillota bacterium contains these coding sequences:
- a CDS encoding ABC transporter permease, with translation MNVRDLVHSLLRLLIPIAAALLIGGLLVWSMGRNPLDLYRNLWWGAFGTLGNTLTTLRWATPLILSGLAVTVAYRAGLFNMGGDGQIYMGALAAALVGVELAAPMAVHLPLAILASCLAGALFALIPAILRIYYNVNEIVTTLMFNYIGTLLTDYLVLVIYFGGDPTRALLIQTPRVAATASIARFVARYPLTWAIVVSVGVAVLMAVLLKRTVWGYELETTGANPEFARYIGVRTRRVMLSAFLISGAIAGLAGGLEILGTNRRFVSQFSTGIGFEGILAALLGRTDPLGMIAAGLFLGALKNGFFAVERMTDIDRSLATVLQAIILLFISAQALMELIGKRRGGTQRVGTV, from the coding sequence GTGAACGTCCGAGACCTGGTGCACAGCCTGCTGCGCCTTCTGATTCCCATCGCAGCCGCCCTGCTCATCGGCGGGCTGTTGGTTTGGTCCATGGGGCGCAACCCGCTGGACCTCTACCGCAACTTGTGGTGGGGCGCCTTCGGGACCTTGGGCAATACGCTGACTACGCTGCGCTGGGCCACGCCGCTGATATTGTCGGGCCTGGCCGTCACCGTCGCCTATCGCGCCGGGCTTTTCAACATGGGCGGCGACGGGCAAATTTACATGGGCGCCCTGGCCGCGGCGCTGGTGGGCGTCGAACTGGCTGCACCCATGGCCGTCCACCTACCGCTGGCCATCCTGGCCTCCTGCCTGGCCGGCGCCCTGTTCGCCCTCATCCCTGCCATCCTGCGCATCTACTACAACGTCAACGAAATCGTCACGACCCTGATGTTCAACTACATCGGCACGCTTCTGACCGACTACCTCGTGCTCGTCATCTACTTCGGCGGCGATCCGACGCGAGCCTTGCTCATCCAGACGCCCCGCGTAGCCGCCACCGCGTCCATCGCCCGTTTCGTCGCCAGATACCCGCTCACGTGGGCCATTGTCGTCTCCGTCGGCGTGGCGGTGCTCATGGCCGTTCTCCTGAAGCGCACGGTGTGGGGCTACGAGCTGGAGACGACGGGCGCCAATCCGGAGTTTGCCCGCTACATCGGGGTGCGGACGCGGCGTGTCATGCTGAGCGCGTTCCTGATCAGCGGCGCCATCGCCGGGCTGGCCGGCGGGCTGGAAATCTTGGGCACGAACCGGCGCTTCGTCTCCCAATTCTCGACGGGCATCGGCTTCGAAGGCATCCTGGCGGCGCTGCTGGGCCGCACCGACCCCTTGGGCATGATCGCGGCGGGCCTGTTCTTAGGCGCGCTCAAGAACGGCTTTTTCGCCGTCGAGCGCATGACCGACATCGACCGGAGCCTGGCCACGGTGCTGCAAGCCATCATCTTGCTTTTCATCAGCGCCCAAGCGCTGATGGAGCTCATCGGCAAGCGCCGGGGAGGGACGCAACGTGTGGGAACTGTTTGA